TCAAAATGTCTAAGGAGAATGGTTTTGTCACAAAATCATCTGCTCCCTGATTCATTGCCGTCACTTGATTCATATCATCTGATGCTGAGGAGATAAAAATTATAGGGATTTGAGAAAGTTTGCGCAATTCATTGGTCCAATAAAATCCACTATAAAAAGGTAAACCAATGTCCATAAGCACCAAATCTGCTTCAAATTCTAAAATTTCTTGTTTGACTGCTCGAAAATTTGAAACGCTTCTCACCTGAAAGTCATTTTTTAGGGCTAATTTAACTGCTTTAACAATGCTCTCATCATCTTCTACGATAAATATTTTGGCCATTTTTAATCCTTTCACTGCTGATTGGCGGTGGAGGGATTTTCCGATCGCATCGCCTGACTTGGTTTCTATTATAACAAAAATTAGACTAATCAGCCGCTTTGCCTCGTTTTTATCTTTTCTTACAGAAATGTAATAAAAATGACTTTACAAAAGCTTTCAATGAAGTATAATATCCTTATGGACGAAGTTTAACCGAAAAGGAGTTTTTATGAAAAAAATTGGAATCATTGTCGGTGTTGCCCTAGTAGTAATCGCAGGAACTAGCGGTGGCATCTATCTCAAGCATCAACATGATGTTCAGGCGGAAAAAGCTCGTGTGGCTCGTGTCTATGCTGCTAGTAAATCAAAGGCAACGCGTGCAGTCGCAAAAGCTTATGCTTCTGGAAAAACAGAGGATGTTCAAAAAGCTGAAGCTTTAGTTGCTCAACTACACTCTAAAGATCGCAAAAAGTCTCAAGCAAAGCTGGAGACCCTCAAGCTGGATTTGCAAGCCATCGCTACGGCAAAAGTAGCTGTTGACACACTGACTGCGAATTTATCAGATGATAATCTCACGCAAGCTCAAAGTAAAATTGCCGCTTTAACTAGTGCTTATACAGCAAAAGATAAGGCGACTTTACAGCAACTTGTAAATCAGCAAAAAGAAAAACTTGCAGCACAAAAACTAGCCGAAGAACAAAAAGCCAAAGCGGAGGCTGAAGCCCAAAAAGCCGCAGCTGAAAAAGCTGCACAGGAGAAAGCAGCGCAAGAAAGAGCTGGACAGACTTCTTCTCCTGCAATCCCTGCAGGATCAAAGCTCATTGCTTTAACTTTTGATGATGGCCCAAATCCTGCTTCAACCCCTCAACTTTTAGAGATTTTACAAAATGCCGGAGTACCTGCAACTTTCTTTGCATTGGGGCAAGAAGCTCAGGCTTATCCCGATTTGATTCGTAAAGAGGCTGCTCTGGGAAATGAAGTGGCTTCGCACACTTGGGATCATAAAGATTTAACGACGCTCAACCCTACTGCCCAACAACAAGAAATTCTAAGTGCCAATCATTTGATCAATCAGCTGACGGGACAAAATGTAACTCTTTTTAGACCTCCTTATGGTGCTTATAATGCATCGGTTCTTGCACAAACCAATCTATCAGCAGTCAACTGGTCGGTAGATACGAATGACTGGCGTTACAATACGCCAGCTCCTGTGGTTCAAAATGCGCTCGCTAATGCTCATGATGGCGCAATTATTTTACTTCATGACATTCACAGTTGGTCAGTAGCTGCTGTTCCACAGATTATCCAAACACTCAAAGCGCAAGGTTATACCTTTGTGACAGTTTCTCAACTTTTGGAGGCACGCTACGGAGGTGCTCAAGCCCATCAGATTTACTTTGGACAATAGTTAAAAAAACCATCTTATTTAAAGGTGGTTTTTTAGTTTTTTTTATAAGAGATTAGTGAATATAATAAAACTCCACCTTGATTTTTCGGATGAGTCATCCGCTCTAGGTGAAGTTTTTATTGGTTGCTTTGTGGCTTTAACGTTCGACGATTTTGTAGTAGACGCGACTGGTCGCTTTGTAAATCAAATAGTAAACAGCTGCGAGAAGAGCAATTGTACCAAGGCTGATGATTAGAATGATGGTACGGTCTGTAATTCCAAAGAGCATAATCATTTTTTCAATCATCAGGTAGGCACCCGCAAAATGGCAAACCGTGATGACAAGCGGAAGGAAGAATATCATTCGTACTTGAGACTTGATTGTTGTTTGAACTTCAACTTTGGATAGACCCACTTCTTGCAAGATTTTGAAGGAACGTTTATCCTGAGCGCCTTCAGAGAGCTGTTTGTAGTAGATGATTAACGCGGCACCAAGTATAAAGCTAATGCCCAGCACGAAACCAACAAACACGAAACTACCGATTTGTGAGCGTTGACTTTGCATGGCATCACTACGATAATAAAGGCTTAAGTCGCTGTCTTTTCCTACCGCTGATTTGAATGCTGCCGCAAATTTTTTCTCGTCATTTTTTTGAAGGTCAAAGAGTACTCTTGTGGTTGATGAAACTTCAAAAGCCTGATCTTTTTGGGTGGCTTTAATCATTTCATTGTAGCTTTGAAGTGCTGCTTTGTAACTTTCCTCATTTGGGAAGACAAGCAACATATTTGACATACTTTCTTCCGTTGGTACATTTTTAATAGTGCTTAATTGCTTTTTGACGTGGTAAGTTCGGTCAAACCATTGGACGCTTTTAATTTTACTGATGGATTGAGTCTTTGTTGTAGAGCGATCACTTAAAAGGACTTCATCAGCATTTTGGGGAGGTAAATTCTCATTACCAAGTGCTTTAAGGCTTGCGCGCGTGGTTAGAATAACCATGTAATTACTCTGGCTAAAGAGATTTGAGAGCCCATTACCAGCAACGAAGTGGCTATCGTCTGTGGTGGTAGCTCTCTTAACTTCGACTTCTTGTGATTGGAAGCTGATGAGATTGCTGAGCTTGATGGATTGTTCTTTGGCAACTTTTTGAGTCAATTTTGTGGCCTCTTCTGAGCTGCGTTCCGAGTCAAACGAGAAAACTTTGGCTTCTCTTGGAAATTGGTTGCTGACAAGTCGCTCTGTACCGACGAAAATTCCTAAACTAACCACCACCGTCACAACAGTCATTGATAATAAAATCGTGATGTTAGCTAAACCGACAGCATTAGCTTTCATACGATAGAGCATGGAGCTTATCGTGATAAAATTATTAGGTTTGTAGTAGCTTGGGCGTTTTTTCTTTTTTTTGAGATACCAAACTGTGAAACTCACATAAAAAAGATAGGTTCCAAAAATAACGAGTAAAACGGCGATGAAAAATCTCAACAGAGCAGATATTGGATTTTGAACGGTCAAGGCAATGTAATAACCCGCTCCGAGCAAAATCAGGGCAAGCGCAGCTAAAAAGAGATTTGAACGCGGCTCTTTCTCACCTTTTGATGATTCACGAAGTAAATCAAGACTTGATGAGCGCCAAATAATCCACACCCCAATCATCATCAAAATAAGAAAGAAAACCAGATAAAGAAGGGCAACAAGTCCAATCGCCGCAGGGTTTATTGCGAGATTGAAATAGTCTCCACCAATCATATTGATAAAAACGAGATAGAGAAATTTGGCAAAAGCAATCCCACAAAGGCTACCGACAATTACGGTAATGAGGTAGGATAAAATAAGTTCTAAAAATGCCACTCCAGCAATGCGGCTTTTTCCAAATCCTAAAATGTCATAAAGTCCAAATTCTCGTGAGCGTTGCAATTGTAGAAAACGGTAACTATAAATCAAAATAAGAAGGGCAAAAATGGCTAAAACAACGAGGGCAAAACCCATCAATTGAGCTAAAGAGCTTCCGCCTCTGATTTTTTCAATGGAGGGCGACATGGCAATCGAGGCCGTGACAAAAATCATGACAAACATGGTGATTGCAGCCATCAAAAAAGGAGCAAAACTTTTAAATCCTTTTTTAATATTGCTCGTCGCAAGCTTTAAACTAAGCATTTTCCATCACCTCCTCTACCGGTGTTCCCAAAAAGGCGGTCATCGATAGCGTGATTTCTTTTGCAAAATCGGTTGCTGATTTTTCTCCACGGTAGAGTTGATGATAAAGTACGCCATCCTTGATGAAGAGAACACGTTTAGCGTGGCTCGCTGCCAAACTTGAGTGGGTCACCATGATAATCGTTTGGCTACTTTTGTTAATTTCTTCAAATAAATTGAGTAAATTTTCGGAGTTTTTGTAATCCAAAGCGGCCGTTGGTTCATCTGCCAACACCAAATCAGGCTGACTAATCAAGGCGCGAGCGACAGCCACCCTTTGTTTTTGACCTCCTGAAAGCTCAAAAGGTTGTTTTTCAAGAAGGTTTTCAATGTGCAATTTGGGCGCCAACTCTTCTAATCTTTCTTTCATGACTTTAACATTTACTTTAGATAAAACGAGTGGAAGATAGATATTATCTCGAACAGACAGAGTGTCTAAAAGGTTGAAATCTTGAAAAACAAACCCGAGGTGTTCACGTCTGAACGCTGAAATTTCTTTATCTTTGATGGCTGTAATGTCATTTTTGCGAAGTAAAACTTGTCCAGAAGTAGGCTTTTCTAAGGTGGATAAGATATTCAAAAGCGTTGTCTTACCTGAACCAGACTCCCCCATGATGGCAATATATTCCCCCTCCTCAACACTAAAATCAATATCAACGAGCGCCGTAGTTTCTTCTTTTGAAAAGCGGGTTTTAAAAATTTTTTTGAGATATTTAACTTCAAGTAACATATTTTATCCTTTTCTTATTTTCTTATTCGTTTGTTTCTTTTTTATCATTAAATTGATTCAATCGTGCTTTTACTGCACGCATTGTGTAGATTAAGCAAGCACCCATGAGAGATGCGAGGACAATTGTAATTGTCATTAAGGCGATGTTAATTTGCAAAAATGTCATGATGTTTTCCTCCGATTTTGTCAATTATTAGTGTTTTTTTACTGACGAAACTTTGCGTCAGCATTTTCTCTGAACTTTTTTACTGACGGAAAGTTACGTCAGCATTTTCTCTGAAAAAATTTAGTTCCCAGCCTGATTTGTGATTTTCGTCAGTGCTTTTTCGGGAACTTCTGATTTTTTGACCTCTTCCCAGCTGGTCACTCCCTTTTTGATATTGACCGTCAATTTAAGGTAAGCCGTTTTACGCAAATTATGGTCGGCTGTAAATTCAACTTCTTTTTCTTTGCCAGCTTTTTGGTAAACTTTTTCCTTATAATCATAGTAAGTATAATCTTTTCCGGCATCATCTTTCGTCAGTGATTTTTTTCCATCCTTCATCACTTGCATATAATAACTTTCGCCACCATATTTTAGATGGTACCAATAAGTTCCAGCACCAGCCAAAATTAGAATCAAAGCGGCAAGTCCAATAAGTATTTTTTTCATTTTATTTCTCCCTTTTCTCTTGATAGTTTTATTTTAACAAGAAATTCTATGCTTGAAACTTACAAGTTTGTAAGTTTTAATTTTTTTTACAAAAAAAAAGACCCGCAGGTCTTTTATTATTTTGGCAAATGAACATCTAGCAAAAGGGCTTCTTGCCCTTGAGGCTTTTCTTCGTAAGGATTGTAAAAGAAAATCGTGGATTCAATATAATCAGGATGTTCATCCTTAGGTGCAGAAAACATGATGTTCTCTGAAAAATCGCGCGTGAAGCTATCAATAAAACCATTAGCTTGTTCGATATCATCAAAAACCATCATTTCATGCTTGTTAATTCTGATTTCGATTTGATTCATTTTAAAACTCCTTGAGCCTTGCTTTGTAGGCTTCTAATGCTAATTTCAATTCAGAAAAACTATCAGAGCTAAATTTATCACAAATTTCTTGCGCCAAAACGGTTGCAATGACATTTTCCATGACTACCCCAGCAGCAGGCAAAGCCGTTGGATCAGAGCGCTCCACGCTGGCTTTGTAAGGCATATGACTGTCCGTATCCACAGACATCAAAGGCTTGTAAAGTGTTGGAATTGGCTTCATCACCCCACGGATAATCAATTGTTCGCCATTCGTCATCCCGCCTTCAAAACCACCAAGTTGGTTGCTTGAACGCACATAGCCTTGCGTTTGACTCCAAGTGATTTCGTCCATAACTTCACTTCCTAGACGTTTTCCGGCCTCAAACCCAAGACCAAACTCAACCCCTTTGAAGGCATTGATTGAAACCACGGCACCAGCAATTTTGGCATCGAGTTTACGGTCAAATTGCACGTAAGAACCTAGACCAGCAGGCACCCCTTCCACACGGCTCTCAATAATTCCACCAATTGTGTCGCCATTTTTCTTGATTTGGTCAATATAGCTGCGGATTTCTTCAGCTTGACTTTCATCAAAAATAGACAAATCATTCGTTGCTGCGGTCGCTAAAATCTGTTCAACCGTCAAATCAGCTGGATAATCAATTGCTTTTCCACCAAAATTGACAATGTGGTTAGCAATTTCGATGCCTAATTCATGAAGCAATTTTTTGGCCACCGCACCAACAGCAACACGCATCGTTGTTTCACGAGCTGATGAACGCTCAAGAACATTGCGTAAGTCATCAAATTCATATTTCATTCCACCGACCAAGTCAGCATGACCTGGACGAGGCTTAGTCAAACGTCGTTGACTTTTAATTTTATCCTCGACATCTTCTGCAGCCATGATTTTTTCCCAATTTTTAAAATCACGATTAGTCACATTGAGTGTGATTGGACTTCCGATTGTCTTGCCATGACGAACACCTGAAGTAATCTCAACCTGATCAGATTCGATTTTCATTCGTCCGCCTCGACCATATCCGCCTTGACGGCGTTTTAGCTCAATGTTAATATCTTCTGCTGTAAGAGCGAGGCCCGCTGGCACTCCCTCAATAATCGCCGTCAATCGTGGTCCGTGGGATTCTCCCGCTGTAAAATATCTCATAAATGACTCCATTCTATATAATCATCAATTGCCCGCTGCATTTTTGGATTAAACAGCGGTAAATCAAATGTTTCTAAATTAACCCAAGCTAACGCCTTGGTTTCTTCATCTTGATAGGTTAAATCAACTGCTTTTTTGGGTATTTTGCAAGCATAACAAATGTCCGTGGGTTGAACCTTATCGCCGTTGGGATAAACAAATTCGCCCCAGTTGTAAGTACCAATTTGCTTGATAATCTCAAAATTATCTGTACCCGTTTCTTCTAAAACTTCGCGGTAAAGTGCTTCCTCAAGACTTTCTCCTAACTCCAAACATCCTCCAGGAATGTCCCAAAGCTCGGAGTCCACACGTTTTTGCAACAAAACTTGACCCTCTTCATTTTGCAAAAAAGCTACCACAGCAACGGTCAAAATCTTGTCCTGCCCCACTTTACTGCGCAACCAACTGATATAATCTGCCATCAATTTTTCTCCAAAATTTTGATAATATCGGTCAAATGCCTGATTTGTTGCGAATCTTTAACTGCAAGGAAATTGATGGAATGAATTCCACTGCGGTGTGCGACTTCGGCATCAAGCACACGATCACCGATATAATAAGTCGTGTTTAGATCAAGACCATATTTGTTGAGCAAATAATTGACCCCCGCAGGATGTGGTTTACGCTCAAAGCCATTTTCACTCGTGATGACCTCAGTGAAATAAGCAGCAATACCGAGTTTTTCTAATAAGTGATAGGCATTCTTACCCTTATGGGTATAGATAAAGTTTTCAATTCCAGCCTTTTTCGTCCAAGCCAATACTTCTTTTGCGCCCGCCATCAACTTAATCTTTTCATTCTTCGCTATCGAATTTTCTGTAAAACTTGTTTTGAGGGCTTCAAAGGGTTGCTTTTGACTTTTTAATAATTCGTTGACCGAATGTGCTTTGATAAAAGTATAAACTTTTTTACGGTCAAATGGCAAATCAAATGTCGCAAAAGTTTCCGAGAGTGCTTCAAGAAACACGTCATAACTGTCAATTAAGGTTCCATCTAAATCCCAAATCAATGTTGTCATCACTTAACCTCCATTAGCTGTCTATAAATCGAGCTGAGTTGTCGCAGAGCTTCTCTGATTTCTCCCTCAATTTCTTCATCATGTTGACCGTCAAAGCGACTTGCTGGCCAAATTTTTCCAACTTCTAATTCAGCTTTTTTGACTTTCCCTAAACGTTCAAGAGCGTTTGGAAGTTCATCCAGTTGGAAAAATTCAGCTTTAGTATGATCCTTTGAAAGCACAAAATCACCAGGAAGTTGTGCTGTGGTCAATAATTCTTGCCAGCACTGCGCATATTTTTGCTGTTTTTTAGGTTGGTCAATGATTGACAGATATAGAAAAACATAATCCTGCCAGATGCCGAGTTGATAATGAGCTTCCATTTTGTAGCCCCGTTTTTGTGTGGAAATCGCTGACCACGTATTTTCTGGAGCATGGGTTGTTCTTCGCCGATGCTGTGCAATGTGAAGATAAAATGCTTCATCAGGAAAAATGGTTTGTAAATCGCCCACTAATTTTTCACCAATTTCCGAAAAAATAGGTTGAATAGTGCTACGAATTGCGGTCATTCGAGCTTCTAAACCCACGATATCAAAAACTTCAAATGATTTGTGTGTGAACATTTTTTAGGTTTACCTCGATTTTTATAAAAATTTAATCACAATAATTCCTGCCAGCATCACAAGTACGCCAACAATTTGCGAAATTTGAATTCGATACTTGCCAGAGCGCCAAAAACCAAATTGGGAAACGAGCATACTTCCCACAATTTGACCAATCAAGCCCATCATAATGGTCAGACCTGCACCAATTTGTGGGACGGACAAGACAGTTGCAAAAACAAACATTGCGCCAAGAAAGCCACCAAAGCCATTCCAAATCTTGGCTCCTTTTAAATCAGAGATTTTTGGCAGACGCTTGTCAATAAAGAGAGAGACGATGAAAATAGCCAAAAAACCAATAAAGAATGAAATGAAAGCAGCTTGAGCTGAGTTTTCTAGCAAAACGCCTAAACGACCATTAATTGCTTGTTGGGCAGCTGACATGGCGCCCACAATAATGGCCCATAAGCGCCAAACAAAAAGGTTTGTTGCCCCTTGAGTGACACTTTTACTTTTTAAACTTGGCAAAATGACCGCAATACTCACACCTAATAGTGTGATTAAAATGCCCACAATTCGCAAAGCAGACAAAGGAATTTGTAACGCCCCAAACCAGCCAAAGTGATCAATCAAGCTGCCCATCAAAATTTGACCCAAAATCGGTAAAATAACCGTTTGGACAGCACCCAATCTTGGAAATAAAAGCACGTTTGAGGTTAGAAAAATGCCCCCCAGTAGACCACCAAGCCAAATCCATGCTGGGTGTCCACTCACAAAAGTCCAGCTGGGAAGGAGGGTTTGAGTGGTAATGACTGTGATAAGTCCCAGAAAAATTGAACCAACAAGATTAGAAATTCCAGAGGCTAAAAAAGGGGAGCCAACAATCTTACGCAAATCAGCGTTAATTGGGTTTTGATTGGCGAGTAAAAAGCCACCAAGTAGGGCAAAGCCTAGATAAAGATACATTGTTTTCTCCTTTTAAAATGAGTTATTTTTTACAGCGCTTTTGAACGCTGGGAGTTTTTCAATGCTACCACATTTTTAAGATTAAACTATTTTTTTAAATAATCTTTCATCTCCTCAAGAGCAACTTGGTTGATTTTGGCGCTACCAATTTGAGGAACGATGACGGTTTTGATTTGGCTACCTCGGGCTTTTTTATCGTGGGTTAAAGCTGCGTATAACTGCTCTTCGTCCCAAGGTTCATAATGGTCTGGCAAGCCATATTTTACGACCATTTGGCGAATTTCTTCAGTGATTCCTTGGGGCATCAGGCCTTTTGCTTCGGCAACTTTACTGATTTGCACCATGCCAATAGCAACGGCTTCGCCGTGCATGACAACACCATATCCTGCAGTAGATTCAACGGCATGGCCAATGGTATGACCAAAATTGAGATAAAGTCTAACCCCATTGTCCAGTTCGTCGTCTACGACAACTTTGCGTTTGACTTCACAAGAGCGATAGATGATTTCATCAATTTTCGTAAAGTTTTTCAGCAAATCTTCTGCGGAGAGGTCGGTCAATAAATCCCAGAGTTGGGCATCGGCAATCAGACCACATTTGATGACTTCACCCAATCCTTCTCTAAATTCACGCTCGCCCAAAGTGCTTAAAACATTGGAGTCAATCAAAACGCCGTCAGGTTGGGTGAAGGTACCAATCATATTTTTAGCAAAATCTGAGTTGATCCCTGTTTTACCACCAATAGAGCTGTCCACTTGGGCGGTTAAGCTGGTTGGAATTTGTAGAAAATGAATACCTCGCATATAGGTACTGGCTACAAAACCTGCCAAATCTCCTGTTACACCACCCCCAAGGGCAATAATTCCATCGGAGCGGGTCAAGCCAAATTGAGCGCAGAAATTCCAAGCTTTTTCAGCCGTCGCCAAATTTTTACTGGCTTCGCCTTCTGGAAATTCAAAAACAGCAACTTCAAAGCCGGCTTCGTTGAGTTGGTCAGTGACTTTTTTCCCATATAAGCGATTGACATGATCGTCTGAAATCAGAACGATTTTTTGTTTTTTCCAAAGTGCTGAAACCCACGTGTTGACGTGGTCAAGTGCACCTTTTTCAATCAGAACTTCATAGGGATGGTCTGGTAAATTTACTTTTAGTTTCATTGTTTAATTCTCCTTTTTTCCTAGCCAGAAAAATAAAATCAAGAGGGCTTGCATGGCGGTAAATCCAAGCAAAAAGGTCATATATTCTGGGCGAATAATGCCAAGTAAGGTGCCTAACGTTTCTAAGGGATTGGTCAGCAGGTTCCATGTGTTTAGGCGCAAACTGAATAATTTTCCAGCGAAAATTCCAACGGAGCTTAGAAAAGAAACGACAAATACGAAGAGACTCGCTATTATTTTTTTATTTTTAAAGAAACGTTCCAATACGGTCAACATCGACCATAACCCGAGGGTGACGCCCATAAAAATTCCGATGAATAAAATGCCAAAATAGGTGAGTTGCTTGCTCGAAACGCCAAGTGGTAAGTCAAATTTGCCACCAATTGAGAGCCAATCGGCAAAATGTGAGGCATCAGTCATCATATAAAAGGTGTTGGGATAAAATCCCAGCCAGATGATGCTAAGCAGAATAAGTAGGCCTCTTTTTTTCGTTTTTGGTAGGAAATAGGCGGCATCGTAGGCAATGAGTGCTAAAAAGACATTCCAGCTCATCGTGGTCGGCACTCGATCTAATTTGTCCTGATAAAAGCTGATGTTGCCGTTAAAATGGAGGGACATCAAAAAGGAAAAGAGGACAAAGGCAATAAATAAAAGGTGGATTTGCCAAAATTTTTGATGGGTGGTCTTCATTTTGCTCCTTTTTATTTTTAGTGCTTTATTTTTGTTCTAGGGTTTGAGCGATGGCTTCGACGGGCATTGTTTTACCTGTCCAGAGTTGGAAACTCTCGGCGGCTTGACCAAGCAACATGGCAAGTCCATTTTCTGTTGGCACGCCTTGGGCTTTTGCCCACTTTAGAAAGGGAGTTTCACGAATTTTATAGATGGCATCAACGACGAGGATTTTGGCGGGCAATTTTATTTCGCTTGCGACTGGTGTGGACACGCCGTCCATGCCGACAGAGCTGGCATTGACCAACAAATCAGCATTTTGAATGTTTTTTTGCATTTCGTCAGTCGCTGATAAATCCGTCAGTAAAATCTCTACACCCGTTTTTGCTGACAAATCCGTCAGACGAGCTTTCAAAGGCTCAAAAGAGGCTGATTTTCTGGCTGCCACGACAATTTGTGCCGCACCAAGCAAAGCGGCTTGCGCAATAATGGCGATGGCTGCCCCGCCGCCGCCAATAATCATCAGCCGGCGATTTTTCATGTCAAATTGATATTTGGCTAAACTCTTGAAAAAACCAATTCCGTCAGTATTGTAACCAATCAATTTTCCATCACGATTCACCACGGTATTCGCAGCACCAATGAGGGCGGCTTCTGGGCTTAGTTCATCCATCAACGGCAATATCGCCGTCTTGTAGGGCATCGAAATGTTGAGGCCGTACATCTCCAAAAGTCGCACATTTTCAACAATTGCCGGCAAAGCTTGTGGCTCAATCTCCCAAGCCAGATAGACACCATTTTCATCCGTCAGCTCAAAGGCTTGATTATGAATAAAGGGCGACAAACTGTGCTTTATTGGCTGAGCAACAACGGCTGCAAGCCTTGTATATCCATCAATTTTCATCACTTTTCCTCCCAAATTACTGACGAAAATTTGCGTCAGCAAATTCTCTAATGCGCGTCAGCGTAAGTGATTTGCGTCAGCAAATTCTCTAATGCGCGTCAGCGCAGTTGATTTGCGTCAGCAAATTCTCTAATGCGCGTCAGCGCAGTTGATTTGCGTCAGCAAATTCTCTAATCCGCGTTAGCGTAAGTGATTTGCGTCAGCAAATTCTCTAGTGTGCGTCAGCGCAGTTGATTTGCGTCAGCAAATTCTCTAATGCGCGTCAGCGCAGTTGATTTGCGTCAGCAAATTCTCTAATCCGCGTTAGCGTAAGTGATTTGCGTCAGCAAATTCTCTAATGCGCGTCAGCGTAAGTGATTTGCGTCAGCAAATTCTCTAGTCCGCGTTAGCGTAATTGATTTGCGTCAGCAAATTCTCTAATGCGCGTCAGCGTAAGTGATTTGCGTCAGCAAATTCTCTGTTCGGCTTGTCAATTTTGTAAAAAAATAGAACTAACAATTTCGTAAGTCCTATTTTATCACAAATTCAAGCAGCTTTGCGCCCTGAAAGTATACGTTTTAGTAGACCAATTACTGCCGGCAAAAGAGATACAATGACAATGGCAATCATGATGATTTCAAAGTGCTGTTTGACAAATGGAATTCCTCCAAAGAAATAGCCGGCACCAAGCGCCACAAGCACCCACGCAAAACCTCCGAGCAAGTTGAAAAAGACGAATTTCTTGTGAGGCATTTTGCCCGCACCCGCTGTAAAAGGGACAATTGTCCGAATAATTGGCATAAAGCGACCCAAGAAAATGGCCCAAGAACCCCATTTTTCGAAAAATTGATGCGCTTCTTGCATATATTCAGGTTTCAAAAAACGAGACAAATACTTGTGCTGAGGGATAATATCACCAAATCGGCGACCAATTTCATAATTGAGCAAATTCGCTAGAAAAGCAATCGTCCCCATTATCGCAATCAATAGCCCAATGGATAATTTGCCCTCTGACATCGCCGCCAGTGAACCAACAAAGAACAAAATCGAATCTCCTGGTAAAAAAGGAAAAATAACCAACCCAGTTTCAATAAAAATAATTGCTCCTAAAACCAAATAAATCCAAATATGACCATTAGGCATCTGAGCAAAATTTGCCATCCAGTCATTAAAAAAGCCAAAAATCGAGAGTTCTACAAACATATTCATCCTTTTCAAATCATCAAACACAAGTGGGATAAAGCCCCACAAGTAATGCATTTTTTTAAATACTCGTTCAATTTTACACTAAAAAAGCACTTTTGACAATCTAAAATTGTTGTTTTTATCACCACTT
The DNA window shown above is from Lactococcus sp. S-13 and carries:
- a CDS encoding NUDIX domain-containing protein, with product MADYISWLRSKVGQDKILTVAVVAFLQNEEGQVLLQKRVDSELWDIPGGCLELGESLEEALYREVLEETGTDNFEIIKQIGTYNWGEFVYPNGDKVQPTDICYACKIPKKAVDLTYQDEETKALAWVNLETFDLPLFNPKMQRAIDDYIEWSHL
- a CDS encoding polysaccharide deacetylase family protein, coding for MKKIGIIVGVALVVIAGTSGGIYLKHQHDVQAEKARVARVYAASKSKATRAVAKAYASGKTEDVQKAEALVAQLHSKDRKKSQAKLETLKLDLQAIATAKVAVDTLTANLSDDNLTQAQSKIAALTSAYTAKDKATLQQLVNQQKEKLAAQKLAEEQKAKAEAEAQKAAAEKAAQEKAAQERAGQTSSPAIPAGSKLIALTFDDGPNPASTPQLLEILQNAGVPATFFALGQEAQAYPDLIRKEAALGNEVASHTWDHKDLTTLNPTAQQQEILSANHLINQLTGQNVTLFRPPYGAYNASVLAQTNLSAVNWSVDTNDWRYNTPAPVVQNALANAHDGAIILLHDIHSWSVAAVPQIIQTLKAQGYTFVTVSQLLEARYGGAQAHQIYFGQ
- a CDS encoding ABC transporter permease translates to MLSLKLATSNIKKGFKSFAPFLMAAITMFVMIFVTASIAMSPSIEKIRGGSSLAQLMGFALVVLAIFALLILIYSYRFLQLQRSREFGLYDILGFGKSRIAGVAFLELILSYLITVIVGSLCGIAFAKFLYLVFINMIGGDYFNLAINPAAIGLVALLYLVFFLILMMIGVWIIWRSSSLDLLRESSKGEKEPRSNLFLAALALILLGAGYYIALTVQNPISALLRFFIAVLLVIFGTYLFYVSFTVWYLKKKKKRPSYYKPNNFITISSMLYRMKANAVGLANITILLSMTVVTVVVSLGIFVGTERLVSNQFPREAKVFSFDSERSSEEATKLTQKVAKEQSIKLSNLISFQSQEVEVKRATTTDDSHFVAGNGLSNLFSQSNYMVILTTRASLKALGNENLPPQNADEVLLSDRSTTKTQSISKIKSVQWFDRTYHVKKQLSTIKNVPTEESMSNMLLVFPNEESYKAALQSYNEMIKATQKDQAFEVSSTTRVLFDLQKNDEKKFAAAFKSAVGKDSDLSLYYRSDAMQSQRSQIGSFVFVGFVLGISFILGAALIIYYKQLSEGAQDKRSFKILQEVGLSKVEVQTTIKSQVRMIFFLPLVITVCHFAGAYLMIEKMIMLFGITDRTIILIISLGTIALLAAVYYLIYKATSRVYYKIVER
- a CDS encoding ABC transporter ATP-binding protein; protein product: MLLEVKYLKKIFKTRFSKEETTALVDIDFSVEEGEYIAIMGESGSGKTTLLNILSTLEKPTSGQVLLRKNDITAIKDKEISAFRREHLGFVFQDFNLLDTLSVRDNIYLPLVLSKVNVKVMKERLEELAPKLHIENLLEKQPFELSGGQKQRVAVARALISQPDLVLADEPTAALDYKNSENLLNLFEEINKSSQTIIMVTHSSLAASHAKRVLFIKDGVLYHQLYRGEKSATDFAKEITLSMTAFLGTPVEEVMENA
- the aroC gene encoding chorismate synthase, which produces MRYFTAGESHGPRLTAIIEGVPAGLALTAEDINIELKRRQGGYGRGGRMKIESDQVEITSGVRHGKTIGSPITLNVTNRDFKNWEKIMAAEDVEDKIKSQRRLTKPRPGHADLVGGMKYEFDDLRNVLERSSARETTMRVAVGAVAKKLLHELGIEIANHIVNFGGKAIDYPADLTVEQILATAATNDLSIFDESQAEEIRSYIDQIKKNGDTIGGIIESRVEGVPAGLGSYVQFDRKLDAKIAGAVVSINAFKGVEFGLGFEAGKRLGSEVMDEITWSQTQGYVRSSNQLGGFEGGMTNGEQLIIRGVMKPIPTLYKPLMSVDTDSHMPYKASVERSDPTALPAAGVVMENVIATVLAQEICDKFSSDSFSELKLALEAYKARLKEF
- a CDS encoding YxeA family protein, translated to MKKILIGLAALILILAGAGTYWYHLKYGGESYYMQVMKDGKKSLTKDDAGKDYTYYDYKEKVYQKAGKEKEVEFTADHNLRKTAYLKLTVNIKKGVTSWEEVKKSEVPEKALTKITNQAGN
- a CDS encoding HAD-IA family hydrolase, whose translation is MTTLIWDLDGTLIDSYDVFLEALSETFATFDLPFDRKKVYTFIKAHSVNELLKSQKQPFEALKTSFTENSIAKNEKIKLMAGAKEVLAWTKKAGIENFIYTHKGKNAYHLLEKLGIAAYFTEVITSENGFERKPHPAGVNYLLNKYGLDLNTTYYIGDRVLDAEVAHRSGIHSINFLAVKDSQQIRHLTDIIKILEKN